aggaaggaaggaaggaaggaaggaaggaaggaaggaattattaCATATAACAGATGTTTCTTTTAGATGTCAAAGTCAAATGTGTGCGCGCGAGTAGGCTCACCGCGCATGCTCCGACTGCTCCCAAGCCCATTTCTGACACATAAGGACCATCTTTCCCTGAAATCCGCCCTTGAAGCCATCTCTACCTCCGCCCCCTCCCAGAAGCAAAGCGGTGAGGGCAGAGGGAAGGGCTTGCTCAGGGGCCCCTGAGTGTGGCAAGCCCTCCACGTATTCTTCCTGGCCCTCTGCAcaaacctctcccctccccaccaccccaggcCTGGGCCCACTGTACCTGCAAGGGCGCACTCACCGAACTTGCAGGACCCGGTCTGATTGTATATTAAACCCATGGGCACGTGCCAGCCCGCGGAGCTGCCAACCGCCACGTGGCAGGACTTCTTGCCTCGCAGGGAATTCCAGGTGATGCCAACATCGGATTTCTTAACCACAGCCACGACGTAGTAGCCTTGCGAGTGGAAATACCAAGAtccaatttcttcctttctttggggTGGAGTAGGGATGGGGATTGGGGCagaggatggatggaggatggtgCTCCCCAAATAGGATTTGAACCACCCCCTCCTTCTCCAGACCCTTGAAGAGCCTCTGTGTGGTGGAGACGGCAGATTGCATAGTCCCTGTTTCCGTTCCGTCCCCCTTCTAGTGGAAGGATGTGCAAAACCACCCTTGGCAGAGCAGTTTGCAAACCTCAGCACGGATCAGATCTGTTTCAACAGCTGTGGTTTCTGGTTCAGTGGGACTAAAAGGGGACCTAGGAATTTTTCAGGGGAGGCCCATCACCCCGCTTCTTCTCGAGCTCGGAGGCAGCCCCTCTCCTGCTGGTACGGCCCTGTGCAAAGCCGTGCGGTCCTTGAGCCTCCATAGGTAGGGACCTAGTCCAACGCTAGGGGCGCTGAGCAGAGTCAACACGGAGGACTGCCAACAGGACTCCTCTGTCAGCTGTCTGTGCTGTCAGTATTGttcattgctgtttattattatgGCCACTGTGGGACAGGTTTGCATCTTAGCAGTGAACTgggcctccttctccttttcctcttcctcctcctgctcttcctttttccctttcccaatTCTAGCAAGTTGATTTaagtgtgtttggtttttttaaggTTTCCTTACCATCTCCCCAATAATTAGCCTGTAGTTGGGCTCCACGGCTAGTCACTCACCTTCCAAGGGCGCGTTCACACACTTAGACCCCAGGCGCTCACTCCCAGGTTTAGGCTCTGAAAGGACAATAGAGGGAACAGAGGAACGCAGCCTGCTAAAGTCACGGGAACTCCGTCCGAACTCATGAGTCCCTCAGTCCCTGTCATCAAGAACAAAGCCGGGCATGGGGAGCTCATTGTCGTCACCCTAATCTGGGCGTGGTGACAGGTCTGCCTTCTCCCTTATTTGAGGAAGCGTAAATACGGAGGATCAGGGTCCAAGACTCGCAAGTGTAGCTTAAGTTGGGTAGGGTGGCTGCCCagtaagtacaaggctctgagttcaaatcttgcttGGTATTGTCAAAATAAGTGAAAGGAATGGGCACTAAGCCATCAAACACCAGTGACCAGTTTCCCCAGCTGCTGGCTGTTTGAACATTAGCTTCCATCCTGGAACCTCCTCACTACGCCTGCAGGtgcaaaagtaagaaaatggggGAGCCCCTGAGGAGCGAGGGGAGAGGCGGGGACCGCTGCAGATTTgggtgaagatcctttcctaaAGCTCTGTCAGTTCGACTCCATACCCTCCCCAACACCTCACGGTCTCCATTAAAAAGGGCTATTACCTCGAAGCTCTGTCCAGCCGGCTCCTACCTCTGCACCTTAACTTAGTTCTGACATTAGGGAAGGGGATTGTAACCCGTCATCTCCCTATCTTCCAACTCCATTGTTATTAGCTCAACCTTCTCCACGGTccgggaagggggcggggacGATGACGGAGAGGTGTCCCCCTTCCACTCACCGTAATTCTCTGCCAGGACAGGCACCAGCCCACACTGGCCTGCGAGGTAAGCGTGTCCTCCATCCACGGTCATGGCGTCCCCGTCTCCTATCTAGAGGAACGGGTCCGTCGTGAGCAACCAGGCTGACCCATCCCACTGACCCTCGGAGCTCTCTCGCCTGCTGGCTTCTCACAGCCCGAGTCCCGGGCTAACCACATCTATCCCGTCAAAGCGAGCTGAAGAGGCGGGAGCCAGCGGCTCATACGCCCGtggtcctagctcctcaggaggctgagatctgaggactgtggttcaaagccatccttggccttgagttcagtccctagtactgacaaaagaaaaaaaaaagcaaaaagcggGGACTGTAGTGAATGTGTTAAAAATCAATCAAATaggggctaggaaggtggctcagtggtagagcgcttgcctggcgtacatgaagtgctgggttcgattcctcagcaccacatgaacagaaaaggctggaagtggcgctgtgggtcaagtggtagagtgccagccttgagcaaaaggaagccagggacacagtgctcaggccctgagttcaagccccaggactggaaaaagaaaatcaaatattgaAAATcagtttctttaattaaataaatattgacCTGGGTATAAAATTTCCAACCCTGTTTTATCTGCAATAACAAGGGATTTGGAAATAACTTGGCATCAATATTTAGAACCTGGTCAGGTCAACAGAGGCAGAAATACTTGGTGGAGTTGTAACTGTTAAGGGTAGTTTTTAACCCGATGATTTGATTACCTAGGAAGATCCGAGGTCCAGAGCCaccctgggcaaacaaatcctcaagactctcaCCTCTAATTGACTGGGAAAAGCGGGAAgtgggaagtgtggctcaagtggtagagcaccagccttgagcaaaacaagccaggctGAGAAcacgagttcaagtcccagtaccggcacaaaacaaataaatcccACGATGTCCCCATCCCAGAAGATCCCTACACTCCTCTGAGCTCCCTGGGGCCCAgagctgagcccccccccccccccgccaagcatGCCCCTGGGACTCGGGCTGGCCCTAGGCTGGGAAGGGGGGACCCTCCTACCACAATGGCGGCGAGGCAGTCCTCCGGCGTCTCCTCCACGGTGCACGCCACAGCCCCGCCGCTCACCGCGCTCCACTCCTCGCACCTGGCCTTCTCCTGGGGGCCCACCGCACACCACCGCACCCTCTGAATCCCCTGCACGCctagggtggggagagaggggtcAGGGGTCCCGAGgaaggcccccctcccctcccgggacaaggaagagggaggggaagaaggaaagaagcataGCTAGATAGAAATACATCGTGGTGGATCTAGTGGAAGGGAGGAGCTGGACCCGGAATCCCCGCAGTTGGGGTTCTGCTCTTCAGTGCCATCGTGGCCTATTCCCATTCCCGCTTAGGTGAGGTTGTTCTTCCCGGCTCTGGGCGGGTCGCTTTGTTGAGTGCAGGGACTTAGAACCGTCGTTACTTCAAGTTGCCTACAACACGATGGTCTTGGAACCGCTTTGGTAATCACGTAACGTAAGCCTTTCTCCCAGATCATCGGAAAGTCTCACAGGCCGGCtgctgccggtggctcacaccactaatattagctactcgggaggctgagagctgagggtcgtggtttgaagccaggaggggcagaaaactccatgagactctttttttttctccaattaaccactaaaaaaccagaagcgaggtgtgtggttcaggtggtagaacactagtcttgagcaaagaaagcgaagggacagcatccagcccctgatatttacaacacacacacacacacacacacacacacacacttagcagCACAGCTCTAGTTGGTAACCCTGGTCCTGCAGCTGGCCAGGTTCCACCCAAGACCCTAATACCTGTCTCCAGGTGCCGGGTGCCAGAAAGATATTCATATCCCAGGTACAGCTTAGCATCCATTTTAGGGGGGACCCGTAAAAAACCCCAGGCAGCATCCGTGAACAGCAGATCTCTCCCATGCGGGGAACCAAAGAGTTGAAATTCTGACCTCTTGCCTTTTCCGAAATGTTCCTGTTCAAAGGAGAAGGGCAAGGACAAAGGAGGAAGGCTGACACTGAGGTGAAGGTCCGCATGAAACAAACACcaaaccaaagaaaggaaagagaaacggACAGACTTGtaatctcccccccacccccacccccagacacgACCACAACTCCCTGCACTTCGCCATACTCTGGAAATAGTAAATGGAAAGTCTAGGGGAGGACAAAAGCAGTAAGGTTTTCATaaccattgttgctgttttgtcaCGGTTCATTTCTTCGTCTGCCCAATTTGTCAGTTGAACTTTACCGTGGCTTTGAATAGACCACGAAAAAGCACAACCACCCTCTGTACAAGTGATCATCAAACGATTTATGGAGTTACAGCAACACTGATGATGAGTTTACAGGGATGCAACTCATTCTAGGCTAAAGAGCATGTGTACAGGGGCTCGGTTCTGAATATCTACACCGGGCCTTCCATGTCTGCCACAGACAAAGGAGGCGACCGGGCGCGCTTGAGCCCCAAGACAGTGGCCATGGCCCTGCTGTGTTTGTGGCTCACGGTGTTCCTAAATCTCTGTGAATCCCAGCTGTGAAtcccgggggggaggggaagggagactgACACCCCACGCCCCCCAGATCTGTATGAAGGGAGCTTGGGTTTGTCTACCCTAGTGGGGAGACTCAGGCTGCAAGCGGGCACAGGCCCCAGGAGGGcactgtgggggggagggggtggccatGGGTCCCGTCTGTGATCTGAACATCAGAAGGCGATTGGGGAACCTCaccaacctccctcccccccacaagcCCAAGCAGGGGGGCTCTGGGCGGTGGTGGTGGGGATACCTGGGCCTTGTTGAGGACCTCCCAGATCACGTCTTCCTTGCCGTCCATGCTGCGGGCCACGACGGCGTGGGAGGGGACCTTGGCCAGGTGGCACTGCTCGTATTGGTCCACCGGCTTCCGCGTGTTATCCGGGCACAGCAGCTCGTACTGGGCCCTGTCAGCCTCCTCGGGCAGGACCTCTGGGGGGAGGCAAACGCGGGCCGGCTGACCGCGGGCAGAGCCACGCGCCCTTTCATCCGTGCCCTCCACACGGAGCCTCGGTTGTGTGACCCAAAGAGGACttgcaggggcttgaactcgggtccttgtACTTTCGTTTGgcttcttttattgttgttgttcaaggccggTGTtctcaccacttgagtcacacctccacttcagctttttgctgggttattggagatgactcttatctccggtaaggcctgcctggggttggctgccagccgcaatcctcagatctcagcctcctgagtagctaggattaggggcgtgagccaccagtgcctggtccccTCAAGCTCATTTTCTACACATAGGAAGCAGAAGCCACCGGCCCACGCAGGTAGATGCAGGACCGGCAAGGACCCTTTAGCCTACCCGCTTCTCTGAGGCACTACCAAAAAGGAACGGCGCCAGCAAACATGCACCCATCAGTCACCCACCAAAGACCGTACGTAGGACTGTTCCGTTTCAACGAGGCTTCACCACCGAAGCCAAATCCATGATACAATGGTTCGGCTCCAGGAATGGGGAGACAGGGTAACTGCCAAAGTCTCTTCCAACAGCCAAGGTTCCCCCTCCCAacacactccctctctctctctctctttctctctctctctctctttctctctctagcaGCCACATTTCTGCAGACACAGACCACTGAGAAAGGTGATAGAAGGGCCAAAAGTAGGAAAGAGGCCTAGGGGCCCAGTAAGTGGCAcagtaagtgaatgaatgaatggatggatggatggatggatggatggatagctcGCAGCCTCACTGTGGTACTTGACCAGCCAGCCACAGGACAGAGCGATAATTGCCTTAAAACATCGTGGTGTGCATGAGACCCGAGAGGCGAcctcaataattaaaaaaagagaaaatcattgACAGCAAAGACACACATCCGTTGCCAAAATGCGGCCCGTGCGGGTCACTGGGAGGTAATGAGGAGTGGGCACTTGGAGTGGCTGGCTCCGGGAAGGGAGGACGTGGGCCCGGCCACGTCGGGCAAGAACCTTAGGCTGTCGGGAACTGAAAGCATGAGGGGCtcacgccccccaccccacgaTGAGCCTGGGCCCGGCTCCTTTAGATCCCACCCACCGTGAGCGAGACAGTAGGGTCTGTGTGGGGTGGACATCTCATGGATGATAAAACCCCAAATCTGTTGTGGggggtggctcaagtaggaggGTACTTAGTCaagaagcctgggttcgattcccagcatggtttgtttttttaaattataaaacccCGAATCTGTAACCTTGACTTCGGTTCTTTCatcccccacttcccccccacTTACCAAACACTGTCATGTGCCTCACGAAGCTCACGTCCCCCACACCATCCTGCAGACACCTGAGGAACAGGAAAGCCGTCATcagcccccccgcaccccccacccccacccccgggtgcCAGCCTTGCAGCCTCTGACAGCCACCAGCTCAAGGGGCTTTCTTGGCCATGAATCAGTCATCACCCACGTGATGGCCTtccctgggggttggggggaggggaggggaaggtctATGAATGCCGTGGCTTAATACAacaggtgtggtgtggtgtggtgtggtttggtgctagtactggggattgacccCAAGGCCTCCTGTTCTCTTTCTTGTGTTGGCTCAGggcttggtgctctaccccttgagccacgtctccacttctggcttttcgctggttgatttaagagataagagtctcgcggactttgcCGCCTGCCCTCAGCTTGGCTTCCAACCggggtcctcagacctcagcctcctcggtagctaggattccaggcatgcgcACCAGCACCACTGCCTCCTGGCTTTGCTCTGGTTCTGAGCAGGCACCGTTTCTCTTCCGGAGAGCGTGGAACAAGGAGAGAGGGCAGCAGGGGCTTAGGGGAGGCCAGGAGAGGATGCTTAGCACAGGAAGTGAGCCAGGAAGTCCGGCTTTTTGCCCTACGAGGAGCCCATCTTGTGTCCGGAGATCCCAGAATTCCCTCGGCTCCTTGTGGTCGGGAAGGGTAACACAGATGTACCTCAGgctcgggtgtgtgtgtgtgtgtgtgtgtgtgtgtgtgtgtgtgtgtgtcactcaaggcctgtgctctaccacttgagccaccgttccagttccaggctggcttcgaaccatgatcctcagtagtGAGCCCCCTGGCGCCCAACTGAAGAGCAAGAAAGGGCAGGGCCTAGCACTCACCTGAAGGCGCCCGAGTAGCCAAAGTAGGGCTCCTGGGAGGAGCAGGCGCACCTGTCCGGACCCTGGCCCGCGCACAGGCGGCACAGGCTGGGGAAGCTGCTGCCGGCACACGGGACGCAGCTGCTGCCGAAGAACCTGGCGGCCTCTGCGTAATACAAACGCGTGGGCCCCGGGGCGGGTGCTTGTGGACGCACCCAGGGCAACGTGTCTCCCAGCTTGCTGGCTTTCGGGGTGAGGGCTGCGTGGCCCACACCAAACCCAGCCGTGGAGCCCAGGGCCATGGGGCTCGGCTAGCGAGGTATAGGCTGGAGCCCGGGAGGGCTGGGCACGGATTCTGGCAGGTCAGCCGGCACCCCCCTCCCATCACCCTCGGGACCTCGGGATGGGGTGTCCCACTTCTAGAAGAGAGCTGGGATGGTAGAGGGGCGTCAGGAGCCCACGCTGTGGAACAGAGGCACTCAGCCATTAGCGCTGCTGGCACCACAAATCTTGGAGACAGAGACTCATATCGCTCTTGATAGTGACTTGGGACCCTGGCTTAGGCCCAGCCGGACCgggaccccaccccccaccccaaaacctGAGCTGGCTTACCTGTGCCCAGAGACCCAGAGGGCAGCAGTGCGCTTAGGGGGACGTGCCAGCCGGTGGCCCAGCCCAGGCCCGGGTGGCAGGACTTCCTGCCACGGAGCTGGCTCAGCTGGAAGCCAGTGCCTTTCTTCGCCACGGCCACGATGTAATGGCGGGTTTGTGGGTCTGCGAAGGAGCGGGGAGGAAGAGGGGCCAAAGGGGCTTGGTCACTTCTGAGCTTCCCAAGAGGGTACAAGGTGGAATTTTGGAGGGTCCTAGGGTAGGCTCCATTCCCAGGTGAgcagggagaaagggaaatgggggagggagtGTTGactgagaggaaagagaaaactgaACCTGTCTGGGGCACCAACTATCCCCTGATTTATAACATgtacacttctgtgtgtgtgtgtgatactggggtttgaactcatggcctcatgatTGCTAGGTCGGTTGTTCTTCCTgccgagccatacctccagccctttctttgtaccggttatttctgagataaggtCACTCCTCCCGCCTGGGCCCACACcaggactgcaatcctcctattctTCACTTCCTaccgtagctgggatgacagatgcacaCCAGCGTtctattgagatgaagtctcttggATATTTCTGCCTCGGTTGGCCTAGAACTCCCAATCtcaggccccccccgccccgcccgagtagttaggattacaggcatgagccacccttgTCCCGGCCCGtcgtaagtggtagagcatgtatAATTCTTTTCCCGCCCACAGAGGCAGGAACACGGAAGAGCCTCCCGCTTGCACGATCTTTGAGGCATGGAGAGACGGGGGCCTCCGATTGGCACAGCCGCCGTGGTGGGTACGGGACTCCGGAGAGCACCACCCCTCTATGgcctgtagcagccagggcagccaTGAGGCACAAAAAGCTGAAGTTGTCCAGGGAGAGCCAGTCCCTCTCTCTACCCCCGGCAGGCCTCAGGGACGCCTTCTTTCCGTCTAACGGAGCTCTGGCatctctgcccccacccctgtcTTCCCGTCACACCAGAAAGCAGAGGTTTCCCCGGGGGGAACACACCGTCTTTGGATCCATAGACTTCGGCCGCCACGGGCTTCAGGTTATAGGGgggcaggctggcctcaaacaccaAACCTCCCTCGACAGTCACAGCGTCAGCTTTCTTTTCCTGGGGAGATGAGACGAGATGGTGAATGGGACGGAGCCCACTACCGCTGGGAACCATCTCCGAGCTCTCTGCCGGCGGGAGCGTGCTCCCGAGATAGCGACGGTGATGCGGTGACCTGTGCCTCTCTGGAGATTCGTGCAGGTGTCTCTGTTCCTTAAGGTATATAACAGGGGCGTTCTAAGCGGATCTAGGGAAGTTCTTAGGTTGTTGTGCATGTGcctgtactgggtcttgaactcagggccttctgctcttccttggctttcttgcACCAACCTGGTGCTCTTCTACCtcatccatgcctccagcctggctttttgctggtgattttggaAATGGAttcctcacagatttttctgcccagggtggtctcaaactatgatcctctgcatctcagcctcttgagtagctagaattacaggcatgacgaGCCACAGGTCCTGGCTTAtgttcagcttcttttttttttttttttttttttttttttttgccagtcctgggccttggactcagggcctgagcactgtccctggcttcttcccgctcaaggctagcactctgccacttgagccacagcgccgcttctggccgttttctgtatatgtggtgctggggaatcgaacctagggcctcgtgtatccgaggcaggcactcttgccactaggccatatccccagccctatgttcaGCTTCTTGATGAAGCTTCATAGTCATTTCCGTAATGGCTGCACTcatttaccttcccaccaacagggttctttttctctgtacatcagtttattATTTTGGAATAACGATGAGTTCTGAGATCACACTACTGGGATCTTTTTCCCTAATTAATAACTGGTATCAAAACATATTTCTTATGAGATATTTATCTTGTATGAGGCTCATGTAGGGTTCAATTCTATTGTACTTTCCAAGCACGTAATTACatgaaaatattgattttttttttccggttgtagggtttgaactcagggcctgggcactgcccctgagtgcttttgctcaaggctgtgttcTAACACTCTACTGGTttggtggtagttaattggagatgagtctcatggactttcctgccccggctgactttgaaactgtgatccacggatctcagcctcctgaatagcaaggagtAAGCCGCTACAGCTCATGTctatgaggaaagagagaaaaagaaagcaagagagacagacagattaagacagacagagagacagagaataggGCTTTTGTCTCTCTTCTGGGCTGTTGTGACTCACCGCGGTGGCGTGGATGCAATCCAGGTGAGAGCTTCTCTTCACGCAGGTGACAAGGGGGCCGTCTGCGGGGAGGACTTTTCCCATGGCCTCTTGGAAACTGGAGCATTTGGTGGCCTCATGATCTGACACAGTGCACCACCTCACAGTCTTCTCGGGGACAGCCAGACACAGCCCTGGGAGAGGGACAGCGCAGGGGTGTGAGCACCGGGCCTCACTCACCTCTCTCTGCTGGCAGAGGAGGTCAAAGGCAAGAGGAAGGGCCACCTGAGTGGATTCTGCTGGCAGGTGGATTCTCAGGGTCCCTATCTCTGAATTGTCCTGCCTTGTCAGAGTATTAAAGAAGTTAAAGACAGAACTAGATATTCTACTCCTAggcatatgcaaaaaaaaaaaatagtaaaagccAGGGACACAAATACAGGCACACGCACAACAGCGTGAGTCACAATAGCTAAAGAGCAAagcactaggggctggggatatagcctagtggcaagagtgcctgcctcggatatacgaggccctagtttcgattccccagcaccacatatacagaaaatggccagaagcggcgctgtggctcaagtggcagagtgctagctttgagcgggaaaaagccagggacagtgctcaggccctgagtccaaggcccaggactggccaaaaaaaaaaaaaaaaaaaaaaaagagcaaagcacTAGAATGGGCAGGAGTGGGCACAGCGGGGAAACAGAACATGGTATAGCCATAGAGTGGAATATGACTCtctggagaaaatgagaaagtacTACTCCTGGCTACAGTATAAATGAACCTTGAAAATGTTATTTGGACGTCAGGCACCTgacaggctcacgcctgtcatcctagctactcaggaggttgagatcttaggatcgctcgctgtttgaaaccagcccgggcaagaaagcccatgtgggactcttatctccaactacccactagaaaacctgagatggaactgtggctcaatgaggtacagcgctaaccttgagcagaaaagctcagggacagctcccaggccctgagttcaagccccatgaccaccaccaccaccaccaaaaaaatgttATGTGAGCTGCTACCCTTGGCTCATggctgaaattctagctactcaggaggctgagatatgttgGTTGCAGTTTGAGGACAACCTAGGCAGAAGAGTCTGGGAGACTTCatcttccaactaaccagcaaaaggcaggatACTGGGTTGGGCTcgtatggtagagcactaactttgtgTAAGCAAGTTGAACCaagtacaaggccccgagtttcaagccccagtaccatatgccctcccccccccaaaaaaaaagccagacacaaaaggccATCTACCCTTAAGACTTTAGTTCTATGAAATGGCCTCATCCCTTTTAGCTTTTGTTGCTTTTcaggtttgtttgggtttttgtgtgtgtgtgtgtgtcagttatggggcttgtaCCCAGAGCCCGggggctgtcctggagctttgttTTGCCTAAGGTTggcagcactctacccctttggggccacagcgccactttgggttttctggtggttcactgcaggtaagagtcttatggacttttctgcccaggctggctttgaaccacgatcctcatagctgagcctcctgagtagctaggatgacagacacgagccactggtgcctggcatctgCGGAGTTGTTGTTGCATTACAGAGGGAG
Above is a genomic segment from Perognathus longimembris pacificus isolate PPM17 chromosome 26, ASM2315922v1, whole genome shotgun sequence containing:
- the LOC125342680 gene encoding inhibitor of carbonic anhydrase-like, whose amino-acid sequence is MRLAIWALLGVGALGLCLAVPEKTVRWCTVSDHEATKCSSFQEAMGKVLPADGPLVTCVKRSSHLDCIHATAEKKADAVTVEGGLVFEASLPPYNLKPVAAEVYGSKDDPQTRHYIVAVAKKGTGFQLSQLRGRKSCHPGLGWATGWHVPLSALLPSGSLGTEAARFFGSSCVPCAGSSFPSLCRLCAGQGPDRCACSSQEPYFGYSGAFRCLQDGVGDVSFVRHMTVFEVLPEEADRAQYELLCPDNTRKPVDQYEQCHLAKVPSHAVVARSMDGKEDVIWEVLNKAQEHFGKGKRSEFQLFGSPHGRDLLFTDAAWGFLRVPPKMDAKLYLGYEYLSGTRHLETGVQGIQRVRWCAVGPQEKARCEEWSAVSGGAVACTVEETPEDCLAAIVIGDGDAMTVDGGHAYLAGQCGLVPVLAENYEPKPGSERLGSKCVNAPLEGYYVVAVVKKSDVGITWNSLRGKKSCHVAVGSSAGWHVPMGLIYNQTGSCKFDEFFSRGCAPGSNPDSPLCALCGGSDNPAHTCAPNSNERYFGSTGALRCLVEKGDVAFVKHSTVLENTNGKNPEAWAKDLKQADFELLCLDGTRKPVSEAQSCHLATVPNHAVVSRKDKADFVRRILFNQQELFGRNGFEYRMFQLFDSSSKDLLFSHDTECLANLQNKTTYDKYIGPDYLTVMANFKQCLTSGLLDACSFHRN